In the Hordeum vulgare subsp. vulgare chromosome 7H, MorexV3_pseudomolecules_assembly, whole genome shotgun sequence genome, one interval contains:
- the LOC123412026 gene encoding coatomer subunit beta'-1 isoform X3 — translation MPLRLEIKRKFAQRSERVKSVDLHPTEPWILASLYSGTLCIWDYQTQTMVKSFEVSELPVRSAKFVSRKQWVVAGADDMFIRVYNYNTMDKIKVFEAHTDYIRCVAVHPTLPYVLSSSDDMLIKLWDWDKGWMCTQIFEGHSHYVMQVTFNPKDTNTFASASLDRTTKIWSLGSPDPNFTLDGHQKGVNCVDYFTGGDRPYLITGSDDSTAKVWDYQTKSCVQTLEGHTHNISAVCFHPELPIIITGSEDGTVRIWHSTTYRLENTLNYGLERVWAIGYMKGSRRMVIGYDEGTIMIKMGREVPVASMDASGKIIWAKHNEIQTVNIKTVGANFEATDGERLPLAVKELGSCDLYPQSLKHNPNGRFVVVCGDGEYIIYTALAWRNRSFGSALEFAWSSEGEYAIRESTSRIKIFNKSFQEKKTIRPSFSAERIFGGVLLAMCSSDFICFYDWADCRLIRRIDVTVKNVYWADSGDLVAIASDTSFYILKYNRDVVAAYLEGGKPADEEGAEDAFELLHEVNERVRTGIWVGDCFIYNNSSWRLNYCVGGEVTTMYHLDRPMYLMGYLANQSRVYLIDKEFNVIGYTLLLSLIEYKTLVMRGDLESANEILPSIPKTQYNSVAHFLESRGMLEEALEIATDADYKFDLAVQLGKLEVAKAIAVEAQSESKWKQLGELAMSTGKLEASEECLLQAKDLSGLLLLYSSLGDAEGVEKLASLAKEHGKNNVAFLCLFMLGKLEDCIQLLVDSNRIPEAALMARSYLPSKVSEIVAIWRKDLSKVNPKAADSLADPAEYPNLFEDWQVALTVEKNVASQRGQYPSADEYLNHAEKSDTTLVEAFKRMQVIEEEEPVDTLDQNGEPDEEVMETEENVDEAVQVDTDEPEETVLVNGNEVLTQHDE, via the exons aTG CCGCTCAGGTTGGAGATCAAG AGGAAGTTCGCGCAGCGGTCGGAGAGGGTCAAGTCGGTGGATCTGCACCCCACCGAGCCATG GATCCTGGCGAGCTTGTACTCGGGGACTCTCTGCATCTGGGACTACCAGACGCAG ACCATGGTGAAATCATTCGAAGTTTCAGAGCTGCCAG TGCGGTCGGCAAAATTTGTGTCAAGGAAACAATGGGTTGTTGCCGGTGCAGATGATATGTTCATTCGTGTCTACAACTACAATACCATGGACAAAATTAAAGTTTTTGAGGCTCATACTGATTATATCAGATGTGTAGCTGTCCATCCAACTCTTCCATATGTGCTGTCATCGTCTGATGACATGTTGATAAAGCTTTGGGACTGGGACAAAGGGTGGATGTGCACTCAAATCTTTGAGGGGCATTCACACTATGTCATGCAGGTTACTTTCAATCCAAAGGATACTAACACTTTTGCAAGTGCATCTCTTGACCGCACTACAAAG ATATGGAGTTTGGGTTCTCCAGATCCAAATTTTACGCTAGATGGACATCAGAAGGGTGTGAACTGCGTTGATTACTTCACTGGTGGTGACAGGCCCTATTTGATAACTGGTTCTGATGACTCCACTGCAAAG GTCTGGGATTATCAAACCAAGAGCTGTGTTCAGACTCTTGAAGGCCATACACACAACATTTCTGCTGTTTGTTTCCATCCTGAGCTTCCTATAATCATTACTGGATCGGAAGATGGGACAGTTCGTATATGGCATTCAACAACTTACAG GCTTGAGAACACACTAAACTATGGCCTTGAGCGAGTCTGGGCTATTGGATACATGAAGGGATCAAGAAG AATGGTGATTGGTTATGATGAGGGAACTATTATGATTAAAATGGGTCGCGAAGTACCAGTAGCAAGTATGGATGCCAGTGGAAAAATCATCTGGGCAAAGCATAATGAGATACAGACTGTGAATATAAAGACTGTCGGTGCAAACTTTGAG GCTACAGATGGGGAAAGATTGCCCCTAGCTGTGAAGGAGTTAGGCAGCTGTGATCTTTACCCGCAG AGCTTGAAGCATAACCCCAATGGACGGTTTGTTGTTGTATGCGGAGATGGTGAATACATAATCTATACTGCACTGGCTTGGAGGAACAGATCATTTGGATCCGCGTTAGAGTTCGCTTGGTCATCAGAAGGAGAGTATGCAATCAGAGAAAGTACATCAAGAATAAAGATTTTCAATAAATCCTTCCAG GAGAAGAAAACTATCCGTCCTTCATTCTCTGCAGAACGTATCTTTGGTGGGGTACTTTTGGCAATGTGTTCCAGTGACTTTATTTGCTTTTATGACTGGGCTGATTGCAGACTAATTCGCAGAATTGATGTGACTGTCAAG AACGTCTACTGGGCTGATAGTGGTGACCTAGTTGCAATTGCAAGTGATACATCATTCTACATCCTGAAGTACAAT AGAGATGTTGTTGCTGCCTACTTGGAAGGTGGAAAGCCTGCTGACGAGGAAGGCGCTGAAGATGCTTTTGAGTTGCTTCATGAGGTCAATGAGCGAGTGCGAACAGGGATTTGGGTTGGAGACTGTTTTATTTATAACAACTCATCTTGGCGCCTAAATTATTGTGTTGGTGGTGAG GTCACCACAATGTATCACTTGGATCGCCCTATGTATTTGATGGGATATCTTGCGAATCAAAGTCGAGTTTATCTTATTGACAAGGAGTTTAA TGTCATTGGGTATACATTACTTCTCAGTTTGATTGAATACAAGACGCTTGTGATGCGTGGGGATTTGGAAAGTGCAAATGAGATCTTACCATCCATACCAAAGACGCAATATAATAG CGTTGCTCATTTCTTGGAGTCCAGAGGAATGTTGGAGGAGGCTCTTGAGATAGCCACTGATGCTGATTATAAGTTTGATTTGGCTGTGCAGCTTGGGAAATTAGAAGTCGCGAAG GCTATTGCCGTAGAAGCACAAAGCGAATCAAAGTGGAAGCAGCTTGGTGAGCTCGCCATGTCCACCGGGAAG CTCGAGGCATCGGAAGAGTGTCTTCTGCAAGCGAAGGACTTAAGTGGCTTGTTGCTACTATATTCATCTCTTGGAGATGCTGAAGGAGTCGAAAAGCTTGCTTCTCTAGCAAAGGAGCATGGAAAAAACAATGTTGCTTTCCTCTGCCTCTTTATGCTTGGTAAATTGGAAGATTGCATACAATTGCTTGTAGACAG CaatcgtatacctgaagctgcatTGATGGCACGTTCTTATCTTCCCAGCAAAGTTTCAGAGATTGTCGCAATTTGGAGAAAAGACCTCAGTAAA GTTAATCCAAAAGCTGCAGATTCTCTGGCAGATCCTGCCGAGTATCCAAATTTATTTGAAGACTGGCAGGTTGCACTTACTGTAGAGAAGAATGTTGCTTCCCAGAG GGGGCAGTATCCTTCTGCAGATGAGTACTTGAACCATGCTGAGAAGTCGGACACTACACTTGTGGAAGCTTTCAAAAGGATGCAGGTCATTGAAGAAGAGGAACCAGTTGATACACTGGATCAAAATGGAGAGCCTGATGAAGAG GTAATGGAAACGGAGGAGAACGTGGATGAAGCTGTCCAAGTTGATACTGACGAACCTGAAGAAACCGTTCTTGTAAATGGGAATGAGG TGCTAACCCAACATGATGAGTAG
- the LOC123412026 gene encoding coatomer subunit beta'-1 isoform X1: protein MPLRLEIKRKFAQRSERVKSVDLHPTEPWILASLYSGTLCIWDYQTQTMVKSFEVSELPVRSAKFVSRKQWVVAGADDMFIRVYNYNTMDKIKVFEAHTDYIRCVAVHPTLPYVLSSSDDMLIKLWDWDKGWMCTQIFEGHSHYVMQVTFNPKDTNTFASASLDRTTKIWSLGSPDPNFTLDGHQKGVNCVDYFTGGDRPYLITGSDDSTAKVWDYQTKSCVQTLEGHTHNISAVCFHPELPIIITGSEDGTVRIWHSTTYRLENTLNYGLERVWAIGYMKGSRRMVIGYDEGTIMIKMGREVPVASMDASGKIIWAKHNEIQTVNIKTVGANFEATDGERLPLAVKELGSCDLYPQSLKHNPNGRFVVVCGDGEYIIYTALAWRNRSFGSALEFAWSSEGEYAIRESTSRIKIFNKSFQEKKTIRPSFSAERIFGGVLLAMCSSDFICFYDWADCRLIRRIDVTVKNVYWADSGDLVAIASDTSFYILKYNRDVVAAYLEGGKPADEEGAEDAFELLHEVNERVRTGIWVGDCFIYNNSSWRLNYCVGGEVTTMYHLDRPMYLMGYLANQSRVYLIDKEFNVIGYTLLLSLIEYKTLVMRGDLESANEILPSIPKTQYNSVAHFLESRGMLEEALEIATDADYKFDLAVQLGKLEVAKAIAVEAQSESKWKQLGELAMSTGKLEASEECLLQAKDLSGLLLLYSSLGDAEGVEKLASLAKEHGKNNVAFLCLFMLGKLEDCIQLLVDSNRIPEAALMARSYLPSKVSEIVAIWRKDLSKVNPKAADSLADPAEYPNLFEDWQVALTVEKNVASQRGQYPSADEYLNHAEKSDTTLVEAFKRMQVIEEEEPVDTLDQNGEPDEEVMETEENVDEAVQVDTDEPEETVLVNGNEGEEQWGTNNEGTSPA from the exons aTG CCGCTCAGGTTGGAGATCAAG AGGAAGTTCGCGCAGCGGTCGGAGAGGGTCAAGTCGGTGGATCTGCACCCCACCGAGCCATG GATCCTGGCGAGCTTGTACTCGGGGACTCTCTGCATCTGGGACTACCAGACGCAG ACCATGGTGAAATCATTCGAAGTTTCAGAGCTGCCAG TGCGGTCGGCAAAATTTGTGTCAAGGAAACAATGGGTTGTTGCCGGTGCAGATGATATGTTCATTCGTGTCTACAACTACAATACCATGGACAAAATTAAAGTTTTTGAGGCTCATACTGATTATATCAGATGTGTAGCTGTCCATCCAACTCTTCCATATGTGCTGTCATCGTCTGATGACATGTTGATAAAGCTTTGGGACTGGGACAAAGGGTGGATGTGCACTCAAATCTTTGAGGGGCATTCACACTATGTCATGCAGGTTACTTTCAATCCAAAGGATACTAACACTTTTGCAAGTGCATCTCTTGACCGCACTACAAAG ATATGGAGTTTGGGTTCTCCAGATCCAAATTTTACGCTAGATGGACATCAGAAGGGTGTGAACTGCGTTGATTACTTCACTGGTGGTGACAGGCCCTATTTGATAACTGGTTCTGATGACTCCACTGCAAAG GTCTGGGATTATCAAACCAAGAGCTGTGTTCAGACTCTTGAAGGCCATACACACAACATTTCTGCTGTTTGTTTCCATCCTGAGCTTCCTATAATCATTACTGGATCGGAAGATGGGACAGTTCGTATATGGCATTCAACAACTTACAG GCTTGAGAACACACTAAACTATGGCCTTGAGCGAGTCTGGGCTATTGGATACATGAAGGGATCAAGAAG AATGGTGATTGGTTATGATGAGGGAACTATTATGATTAAAATGGGTCGCGAAGTACCAGTAGCAAGTATGGATGCCAGTGGAAAAATCATCTGGGCAAAGCATAATGAGATACAGACTGTGAATATAAAGACTGTCGGTGCAAACTTTGAG GCTACAGATGGGGAAAGATTGCCCCTAGCTGTGAAGGAGTTAGGCAGCTGTGATCTTTACCCGCAG AGCTTGAAGCATAACCCCAATGGACGGTTTGTTGTTGTATGCGGAGATGGTGAATACATAATCTATACTGCACTGGCTTGGAGGAACAGATCATTTGGATCCGCGTTAGAGTTCGCTTGGTCATCAGAAGGAGAGTATGCAATCAGAGAAAGTACATCAAGAATAAAGATTTTCAATAAATCCTTCCAG GAGAAGAAAACTATCCGTCCTTCATTCTCTGCAGAACGTATCTTTGGTGGGGTACTTTTGGCAATGTGTTCCAGTGACTTTATTTGCTTTTATGACTGGGCTGATTGCAGACTAATTCGCAGAATTGATGTGACTGTCAAG AACGTCTACTGGGCTGATAGTGGTGACCTAGTTGCAATTGCAAGTGATACATCATTCTACATCCTGAAGTACAAT AGAGATGTTGTTGCTGCCTACTTGGAAGGTGGAAAGCCTGCTGACGAGGAAGGCGCTGAAGATGCTTTTGAGTTGCTTCATGAGGTCAATGAGCGAGTGCGAACAGGGATTTGGGTTGGAGACTGTTTTATTTATAACAACTCATCTTGGCGCCTAAATTATTGTGTTGGTGGTGAG GTCACCACAATGTATCACTTGGATCGCCCTATGTATTTGATGGGATATCTTGCGAATCAAAGTCGAGTTTATCTTATTGACAAGGAGTTTAA TGTCATTGGGTATACATTACTTCTCAGTTTGATTGAATACAAGACGCTTGTGATGCGTGGGGATTTGGAAAGTGCAAATGAGATCTTACCATCCATACCAAAGACGCAATATAATAG CGTTGCTCATTTCTTGGAGTCCAGAGGAATGTTGGAGGAGGCTCTTGAGATAGCCACTGATGCTGATTATAAGTTTGATTTGGCTGTGCAGCTTGGGAAATTAGAAGTCGCGAAG GCTATTGCCGTAGAAGCACAAAGCGAATCAAAGTGGAAGCAGCTTGGTGAGCTCGCCATGTCCACCGGGAAG CTCGAGGCATCGGAAGAGTGTCTTCTGCAAGCGAAGGACTTAAGTGGCTTGTTGCTACTATATTCATCTCTTGGAGATGCTGAAGGAGTCGAAAAGCTTGCTTCTCTAGCAAAGGAGCATGGAAAAAACAATGTTGCTTTCCTCTGCCTCTTTATGCTTGGTAAATTGGAAGATTGCATACAATTGCTTGTAGACAG CaatcgtatacctgaagctgcatTGATGGCACGTTCTTATCTTCCCAGCAAAGTTTCAGAGATTGTCGCAATTTGGAGAAAAGACCTCAGTAAA GTTAATCCAAAAGCTGCAGATTCTCTGGCAGATCCTGCCGAGTATCCAAATTTATTTGAAGACTGGCAGGTTGCACTTACTGTAGAGAAGAATGTTGCTTCCCAGAG GGGGCAGTATCCTTCTGCAGATGAGTACTTGAACCATGCTGAGAAGTCGGACACTACACTTGTGGAAGCTTTCAAAAGGATGCAGGTCATTGAAGAAGAGGAACCAGTTGATACACTGGATCAAAATGGAGAGCCTGATGAAGAG GTAATGGAAACGGAGGAGAACGTGGATGAAGCTGTCCAAGTTGATACTGACGAACCTGAAGAAACCGTTCTTGTAAATGGGAATGAGGGTGAGGAACAGTGGGGTACGAACAATGAAGGAACTTCGCCAGCCTAA
- the LOC123412026 gene encoding coatomer subunit beta'-1 isoform X2, which produces MPLRLEIKRKFAQRSERVKSVDLHPTEPWILASLYSGTLCIWDYQTQTMVKSFEVSELPVRSAKFVSRKQWVVAGADDMFIRVYNYNTMDKIKVFEAHTDYIRCVAVHPTLPYVLSSSDDMLIKLWDWDKGWMCTQIFEGHSHYVMQVTFNPKDTNTFASASLDRTTKIWSLGSPDPNFTLDGHQKGVNCVDYFTGGDRPYLITGSDDSTAKVWDYQTKSCVQTLEGHTHNISAVCFHPELPIIITGSEDGTVRIWHSTTYRLENTLNYGLERVWAIGYMKGSRRMVIGYDEGTIMIKMGREVPVASMDASGKIIWAKHNEIQTVNIKTVGANFEATDGERLPLAVKELGSCDLYPQSLKHNPNGRFVVVCGDGEYIIYTALAWRNRSFGSALEFAWSSEGEYAIRESTSRIKIFNKSFQEKKTIRPSFSAERIFGGVLLAMCSSDFICFYDWADCRLIRRIDVTVKNVYWADSGDLVAIASDTSFYILKYNRDVVAAYLEGGKPADEEGAEDAFELLHEVNERVRTGIWVGDCFIYNNSSWRLNYCVGGEVTTMYHLDRPMYLMGYLANQSRVYLIDKEFNVIGYTLLLSLIEYKTLVMRGDLESANEILPSIPKTQYNSVAHFLESRGMLEEALEIATDADYKFDLAVQLGKLEVAKAIAVEAQSESKWKQLGELAMSTGKLEASEECLLQAKDLSGLLLLYSSLGDAEGVEKLASLAKEHGKNNVAFLCLFMLGKLEDCIQLLVDSNRIPEAALMARSYLPSKVSEIVAIWRKDLSKVNPKAADSLADPAEYPNLFEDWQVALTVEKNVASQRGQYPSADEYLNHAEKSDTTLVEAFKRMQVIEEEEPVDTLDQNGEPDEEVMETEENVDEAVQVDTDEPEETVLVNGNEGEEQWVLTQHDE; this is translated from the exons aTG CCGCTCAGGTTGGAGATCAAG AGGAAGTTCGCGCAGCGGTCGGAGAGGGTCAAGTCGGTGGATCTGCACCCCACCGAGCCATG GATCCTGGCGAGCTTGTACTCGGGGACTCTCTGCATCTGGGACTACCAGACGCAG ACCATGGTGAAATCATTCGAAGTTTCAGAGCTGCCAG TGCGGTCGGCAAAATTTGTGTCAAGGAAACAATGGGTTGTTGCCGGTGCAGATGATATGTTCATTCGTGTCTACAACTACAATACCATGGACAAAATTAAAGTTTTTGAGGCTCATACTGATTATATCAGATGTGTAGCTGTCCATCCAACTCTTCCATATGTGCTGTCATCGTCTGATGACATGTTGATAAAGCTTTGGGACTGGGACAAAGGGTGGATGTGCACTCAAATCTTTGAGGGGCATTCACACTATGTCATGCAGGTTACTTTCAATCCAAAGGATACTAACACTTTTGCAAGTGCATCTCTTGACCGCACTACAAAG ATATGGAGTTTGGGTTCTCCAGATCCAAATTTTACGCTAGATGGACATCAGAAGGGTGTGAACTGCGTTGATTACTTCACTGGTGGTGACAGGCCCTATTTGATAACTGGTTCTGATGACTCCACTGCAAAG GTCTGGGATTATCAAACCAAGAGCTGTGTTCAGACTCTTGAAGGCCATACACACAACATTTCTGCTGTTTGTTTCCATCCTGAGCTTCCTATAATCATTACTGGATCGGAAGATGGGACAGTTCGTATATGGCATTCAACAACTTACAG GCTTGAGAACACACTAAACTATGGCCTTGAGCGAGTCTGGGCTATTGGATACATGAAGGGATCAAGAAG AATGGTGATTGGTTATGATGAGGGAACTATTATGATTAAAATGGGTCGCGAAGTACCAGTAGCAAGTATGGATGCCAGTGGAAAAATCATCTGGGCAAAGCATAATGAGATACAGACTGTGAATATAAAGACTGTCGGTGCAAACTTTGAG GCTACAGATGGGGAAAGATTGCCCCTAGCTGTGAAGGAGTTAGGCAGCTGTGATCTTTACCCGCAG AGCTTGAAGCATAACCCCAATGGACGGTTTGTTGTTGTATGCGGAGATGGTGAATACATAATCTATACTGCACTGGCTTGGAGGAACAGATCATTTGGATCCGCGTTAGAGTTCGCTTGGTCATCAGAAGGAGAGTATGCAATCAGAGAAAGTACATCAAGAATAAAGATTTTCAATAAATCCTTCCAG GAGAAGAAAACTATCCGTCCTTCATTCTCTGCAGAACGTATCTTTGGTGGGGTACTTTTGGCAATGTGTTCCAGTGACTTTATTTGCTTTTATGACTGGGCTGATTGCAGACTAATTCGCAGAATTGATGTGACTGTCAAG AACGTCTACTGGGCTGATAGTGGTGACCTAGTTGCAATTGCAAGTGATACATCATTCTACATCCTGAAGTACAAT AGAGATGTTGTTGCTGCCTACTTGGAAGGTGGAAAGCCTGCTGACGAGGAAGGCGCTGAAGATGCTTTTGAGTTGCTTCATGAGGTCAATGAGCGAGTGCGAACAGGGATTTGGGTTGGAGACTGTTTTATTTATAACAACTCATCTTGGCGCCTAAATTATTGTGTTGGTGGTGAG GTCACCACAATGTATCACTTGGATCGCCCTATGTATTTGATGGGATATCTTGCGAATCAAAGTCGAGTTTATCTTATTGACAAGGAGTTTAA TGTCATTGGGTATACATTACTTCTCAGTTTGATTGAATACAAGACGCTTGTGATGCGTGGGGATTTGGAAAGTGCAAATGAGATCTTACCATCCATACCAAAGACGCAATATAATAG CGTTGCTCATTTCTTGGAGTCCAGAGGAATGTTGGAGGAGGCTCTTGAGATAGCCACTGATGCTGATTATAAGTTTGATTTGGCTGTGCAGCTTGGGAAATTAGAAGTCGCGAAG GCTATTGCCGTAGAAGCACAAAGCGAATCAAAGTGGAAGCAGCTTGGTGAGCTCGCCATGTCCACCGGGAAG CTCGAGGCATCGGAAGAGTGTCTTCTGCAAGCGAAGGACTTAAGTGGCTTGTTGCTACTATATTCATCTCTTGGAGATGCTGAAGGAGTCGAAAAGCTTGCTTCTCTAGCAAAGGAGCATGGAAAAAACAATGTTGCTTTCCTCTGCCTCTTTATGCTTGGTAAATTGGAAGATTGCATACAATTGCTTGTAGACAG CaatcgtatacctgaagctgcatTGATGGCACGTTCTTATCTTCCCAGCAAAGTTTCAGAGATTGTCGCAATTTGGAGAAAAGACCTCAGTAAA GTTAATCCAAAAGCTGCAGATTCTCTGGCAGATCCTGCCGAGTATCCAAATTTATTTGAAGACTGGCAGGTTGCACTTACTGTAGAGAAGAATGTTGCTTCCCAGAG GGGGCAGTATCCTTCTGCAGATGAGTACTTGAACCATGCTGAGAAGTCGGACACTACACTTGTGGAAGCTTTCAAAAGGATGCAGGTCATTGAAGAAGAGGAACCAGTTGATACACTGGATCAAAATGGAGAGCCTGATGAAGAG GTAATGGAAACGGAGGAGAACGTGGATGAAGCTGTCCAAGTTGATACTGACGAACCTGAAGAAACCGTTCTTGTAAATGGGAATGAGGGTGAGGAACAGTGGG TGCTAACCCAACATGATGAGTAG